DNA from Mesorhizobium sp. DCY119:
GTATAGCCGGTAAGAAGGCGCGACACCTACACCTTGATCACATAATCCTTGCGTGTCGTCTCAAGCACTTCCCAGCTTCCCCTAAAGCCGGGCCGCAGAACAAAACGGTCGCCCGCCTTGACCGTACGCGCCTCGCCGCCATCTTCGGTGATCACCGAGACGCCGGAGAGGATGTGGCAGAACTCCCACTCGTCATATTCGATGCGCCATTTGCCGGGCGTCGATTCCCAGATGCCGGCGTAAAGGCCGCCTTCGGCCTCCTCGGCATTCCAGGTGCGGAATTTGGGATCGCCGGAGATGACACGCCCTTCGGCCGGCGCGCCGTCCTCCGGCTCGATGCTGGTCGTGTCGATCGTCAGGAATTTTTCGGACAAGCCCTTACTCCGTTACGCCTTCGCCAGGCCCTGTTCGAGATCGGCGATGATATCGGCGACATCCTCGATGCCGACCGAAAGCCGCACCACGTCAGGCCCCGCGCCGGCAGCGATCTTCTGCTCGTCGGAAAGCTGGCGGTGCGTCGTCGAGGCGGGATGGATAACCAGCGATTTCGTGTCGCCGATATTGGCGAGATGCGAGAACAGCTCCAACCCCTCGACCAGTTTCACGCCCGCCGCATAACCACCCTTGAGGCCGAAGGTGAAGACCGAACCGGCGCCGAGCGGCGAATATTTCTGCTGCAGCTTGTGGTTCTTGTCGTTGGGCAGGCCGGGGTAGGACACCCAGGCAACCTTGTCGTGTTTCGACAGCCATTCGGCAACCTTGAGCGCATTGTCGGAATGGCGTTGCATGCGCAGCGGTAGTGTTTCCAGTCCGGTCAGGATCAGGAAGGCGTTGAAGGGCGAGATCGATGGGCCGAAGTCGCGCAGGCCCAGAACGCGCGCTGCGATGGCGAAGGCGAAGTTGCCGAAGGTTTCGTGCAGCACAACGCCGCCATATTCCGGGCGCGGCTCCGACAGCATCGGATAATTGCCGGATTTCGACCAGTCGAAGGTGCCGCCATCAACGATGGCCCCACCCATGGAATTGCCGTGGCCGCCGATGAATTTCGTCAGCGAGTGCACCACGATGTCGGCGCCATGCTCGATCGGCCGCAGCAGATAAGGGCTTGCCATGGTGTTGTCGACGATCAGCGGAAGGCCATGCTTGCGTGCGATGTTACCGATTGCCTCTATGTCGACGAATTCGCCACCCGGATTGGCAAGGCTCTCGATGAAGATGCCGCGCGTTTTGTCGTCGATCTGGCTTTCGAAGGTCGAGATGTTGTCCGTGTCGGCCCAGCGCACTTCCCAGCCGAAATTCTTGAAGGCGTGGCCGAACTGGTTGATCGAACCGCCGTAAAGCTTTCTCGCAGCGATGAAATTCTCGCCAGGGCGCAGGATGGTGTGGAACACCAGCAATTGCGCGGCGTGGCCGGATGCGGTCGCAAGCGCTGCCGTTCCGCCCTCGAGGGCAGCCACACGCTCCTCCAGCACGGCCTGCGTCGGGTTCATGATGCGGGTGTAGATGTTGCCGAACGCCTTCAGGCCGAACAGCGAGGCGGCATGATCGACATCGTCGAAGACATAGGCCGTCGTCTGGTAGATCGGCGTGGCGCGCGCGCCCGTCGCTGGGTCGGGCTTGGCGCCGGCATGAACGGCTAGCGTGTTGAAACCGGGAATCCGCTGGGACATTTTTTCCTCCGAAAAGCTCTTCTGAAAATTCGTTGCTATTCTTGGCGGAGCCCTGCCCGGAATGCAAAGAACAAAATACTTCAACGGCATACGTGCTGAGCCGCAACGGCACGAAAAAGCGCCCGGCACGCAATGATTTTGCGAAAACTACTTCTGGCGAACGCCGAAGCTTTGGAAACCGGCGCGCATGATCGGCTTTTTCGAGGACAGAACGCCCGAATTGACGCCATTCCAGCCGATCTCGCCGGCAAGGCGGGCGTATTCGATTTTCGGGCAGCGGTTCATCACCACCTTGAGGCCGGCAGCCTCGGCGCGCGCCGCTGCCTCGTCGTTGCGCACCGTCAGTTGCATCCAGATCACCTTCGGCAAGAGATCGAGCGCCAGCGCCTCGTCAACGATTGCCGGCACGGCATTGGAAGCCCGGAAGATATCGACCATGTCGATCGCGCCCGGAATGTCCTCGAGCTTCGCGTAGGTCATCTGGCCAAGGATCTCCTTGCCAGCCTGCCCCGGATTGACCGGGAACACGGTGAACCCCTTGGCGATCAGATATTTCATCACGAAATAGCTCGGGCGTACATCGTTTGCCGACGCGCCGACGACGGCGATCGTCTTCACCGAATTCAGGATGCCGGAGATGTAGGAGTTGTCGTAGGAATCGTGGTTCATGATGCCTGCTTGTTTGAGCGGAAGGATGCAGCCGTCAAGGCGCCTACTCGCCCGTCCATTTCGGATCGCGTTTTGCGAGGAAGGCGCCGATGCCTTCCTCGGCGTCGCGGGCCAGCATGTTTTCAACCATGACGCGCGAGGCGTATTCGTAGGCGTCGGAAAGCCCCATTTCGGCCTGCGCATAAAAAGCTTCCTTGCCGATCTTCAGCGTCAAAGGCGATTTTGAAGCAATGGTTTGAGCGTATTTGTTCACGATTTGATTCAGGTATTCGCGTGGCACGACGCGATTGACCAGGCCGAATTCACGCGCTGTCGTCGCGTCGATCGTCTCGCCGGTCAGCAGCATTTCCATCGCCTGCTTGCGCGAAACGTTGCGCGACAGCGCCACCATCGGCGTCGAGCAGAACAGGCCGATATTGACGCCCGGCGTGCAGAATGTCGCCTCGTTCGAAGCAATGGCAAGATCGCAGCTCGCGACAAGCTGGCAGCCGGCAGCCGTTGCCAGCCCATCGACCTCGGCAATCACCGGTTTGGGATGGCGCACGATCGACTGCATCAGTTGCGCACAGGCGCCCATGCTGCGTTCGAAGAAGGCCCTGCCCCGGTCGGCATCCGCGCGGTGCAGTGTCATTTCCTTGAGGTCGTGACCGGCGCAGAACAGTTTGCCGCTTGCTGCCAGGATGATTACGCGCACCGCCTTGTCGTCGCGGGCGCGGTCGAATTCGGCTTGAAGTGCTGCCATCGTCGCGATCGACAGCGCATTGGCCGGCGGATTGGACAGCGTCAGGCGCAGCACGCCTTCCTTCAGCACCGAGGTTACCGGCCCTTCCGGCGCAGGTTTTATGGCGACGATCTCAGCCAATATTCATCTCCTTCGTCTCGCCCAAAGAACTAACACGCTGCCGGTTGAAGAACAGGGGGCAAACGTGTTTTCTGGCGACGCTTTCAGGCAGATATAAGCAGCCGGACCCACCGCCGGTAGAACCAGACCCCGCGACAGGAGCAGATCAGATGCCGGCCCAGCAGAAACTCGAACCGAAGATGACGGCCGGCGAAATCAACGATCTGCTGAAATCCGTCTACCCGCAGCTGAACGGCGATCTTACGGCCTTCGAGGCGGTCGAAGTGTTTCCCGGCGGCTGCACGGTGAGGCTGAATGCCGACGAACGCCACCTGCGCCCCGGCGGCACCGTGTCCGGCCCTTCGCTGTTCACGCTGGCCGATATCGGCGGCTATGTCTGCGTTCTTTCCCATGCCGGACCCGACGCGCTGTCGGTGACCACCAATCTCAACATCAACTTCATGCGCAAGGCCGAAGCCGGTCCGATCGACGGCCATTGCCGCATACTGAAGCTCGGAAAAAGCCTGATGGTCTACGACATAGATATCGTCGCCGGACCGGACGGGCACACGGTCGCACATGCGACAGGAACCTATTCGATACCGCCGAAGCGCTGAAATTTGCGTGGTAAAATAATACCCTATACCTAGCGCATTGTTTTTATTGATTTTACTCAGAAAGCGGCTGTTTTTCGTCACTTGACCTTCGGGATGCCCGCAGCCTATAAGCCGACATCGAAACAGCGGCCACATCGGCCGTCGTTTTGTTTTTGAAGCGGCGCGCAGGCGGCGTTTCAATCCAAGCAACAAGAAACGCCTTCTCCGGAAGGTCCGAACCGAAAGCATATGACCATGACAACCTTTTCGCAGAAGCCTGCGGACGTGGTGAAGAAGTGGGTGCTGATCGACGCCGAGGGTCTCGTCGTTGGTCGTCTCGCCTCTATCGTCGCCAACATCCTCCGCGGCAAGAACAAGCCCACCTTCACCCCCCATGTCGACGATGGCGACAATGTCATCATCATCAACGCCGACAAGGTCGCATTCACCGGCAAGAAGTTCACCGACAAGGTGTACTACTGGCACACCGGCCATCCCGGCGGCATCAAGGAGCGCACCGCGCGCCAGCTGCTCGAAGGCCGTTTCCCGGAACGCGTCCTTGAAAAGGCCGTCGAACGCATGATCCCGCGCGGTCCGCTTGGTCGCCGCCAGATGAAGAATCTGCGCGTCTATGCCGGCGCCGAACATCCGCATGTCGCCCAGCAGCCTGTGACGCTCGACGTCGGCGCGCTGAACGCCAAGAACAAGAAGGCTTCGTAATCATGGCTGAGCTCAACTCGCTCGCAGAACTCGGCACCGCTGCCGTTACCGCACAGCCGGCTGCCCCGGTCTATGTCCAGAAGCTGGACAAGCAGGGCCGCGCCTATGCCACCGGCAAGCGCAAGGACGCGATCGCTCGCGTCTGGGTCAAGCCGGGTTCCGGCAAGATCGTCGTCAACGGCAAGGAATTCGCGGCTTATTTCGCCCGTCCGGTGCTGCAGATGATCCTC
Protein-coding regions in this window:
- a CDS encoding cupin domain-containing protein, yielding MSEKFLTIDTTSIEPEDGAPAEGRVISGDPKFRTWNAEEAEGGLYAGIWESTPGKWRIEYDEWEFCHILSGVSVITEDGGEARTVKAGDRFVLRPGFRGSWEVLETTRKDYVIKV
- a CDS encoding O-acetylhomoserine aminocarboxypropyltransferase, which gives rise to MSQRIPGFNTLAVHAGAKPDPATGARATPIYQTTAYVFDDVDHAASLFGLKAFGNIYTRIMNPTQAVLEERVAALEGGTAALATASGHAAQLLVFHTILRPGENFIAARKLYGGSINQFGHAFKNFGWEVRWADTDNISTFESQIDDKTRGIFIESLANPGGEFVDIEAIGNIARKHGLPLIVDNTMASPYLLRPIEHGADIVVHSLTKFIGGHGNSMGGAIVDGGTFDWSKSGNYPMLSEPRPEYGGVVLHETFGNFAFAIAARVLGLRDFGPSISPFNAFLILTGLETLPLRMQRHSDNALKVAEWLSKHDKVAWVSYPGLPNDKNHKLQQKYSPLGAGSVFTFGLKGGYAAGVKLVEGLELFSHLANIGDTKSLVIHPASTTHRQLSDEQKIAAGAGPDVVRLSVGIEDVADIIADLEQGLAKA
- a CDS encoding CoA-binding protein gives rise to the protein MNHDSYDNSYISGILNSVKTIAVVGASANDVRPSYFVMKYLIAKGFTVFPVNPGQAGKEILGQMTYAKLEDIPGAIDMVDIFRASNAVPAIVDEALALDLLPKVIWMQLTVRNDEAAARAEAAGLKVVMNRCPKIEYARLAGEIGWNGVNSGVLSSKKPIMRAGFQSFGVRQK
- a CDS encoding enoyl-CoA hydratase, whose translation is MAEIVAIKPAPEGPVTSVLKEGVLRLTLSNPPANALSIATMAALQAEFDRARDDKAVRVIILAASGKLFCAGHDLKEMTLHRADADRGRAFFERSMGACAQLMQSIVRHPKPVIAEVDGLATAAGCQLVASCDLAIASNEATFCTPGVNIGLFCSTPMVALSRNVSRKQAMEMLLTGETIDATTAREFGLVNRVVPREYLNQIVNKYAQTIASKSPLTLKIGKEAFYAQAEMGLSDAYEYASRVMVENMLARDAEEGIGAFLAKRDPKWTGE
- a CDS encoding PaaI family thioesterase; the protein is MPAQQKLEPKMTAGEINDLLKSVYPQLNGDLTAFEAVEVFPGGCTVRLNADERHLRPGGTVSGPSLFTLADIGGYVCVLSHAGPDALSVTTNLNINFMRKAEAGPIDGHCRILKLGKSLMVYDIDIVAGPDGHTVAHATGTYSIPPKR
- the rplM gene encoding 50S ribosomal protein L13; translation: MTTFSQKPADVVKKWVLIDAEGLVVGRLASIVANILRGKNKPTFTPHVDDGDNVIIINADKVAFTGKKFTDKVYYWHTGHPGGIKERTARQLLEGRFPERVLEKAVERMIPRGPLGRRQMKNLRVYAGAEHPHVAQQPVTLDVGALNAKNKKAS